Within Colius striatus isolate bColStr4 chromosome 5, bColStr4.1.hap1, whole genome shotgun sequence, the genomic segment GCAAATTTGCCTTAATCCTCAGGCCAAAGTACCAGAGATGCACTATGCCTTCAAAAACTTCAGTCAGACTTGCttgtgagaagcaaagcaacagCAGTAACAAAATACAGATTGTAAAAGCTGAAGTAGTTACAGGTTTCACTATTCAAAAATGCCAGTTTTATGCAACTCTGAGCTTGGTTGTAGCCCCAAGACACACCATAGTTTGAATAAAAATCCCAAAGGATCACATCTAGGGTTGGTCTCTCAAGACAATCACAACCCTATTGCTCCACAAGCTTGGCTGAACTGAACACATGCAGCAGCTTAAGAAAATTTTTAGCTGCATGAAAGCCAAAAATATCTGCAAAAGACCTGTTTGGCAGGTATTTCAACCTTACAGGGATGGACTTTGACTATGACTTTGCTGTCCCAATTAGTCTTTGCTAGAAGAAACAATGTAACCTTCACCAAGGAGAGGAAACTGGCTCTCCAAATAGATTTAGACATATCCTCTTTCTGAAGGTCACTGCACTCAGACTGGCTCCCAGGAACTTCACCATGACTTCGCATAAGCAACCCCGTATCTTCATCAGCAAACCCTTATTCTTCACAAGGGGGTCAGCATTCCTACAGTCTGCCAGCCACATCTTTCTGCTCACAGCCATTTGGAAGTTAAAAATCTCCAACTTGGACCAATCTCAAGTTAAACTATGCAAGACTTCAGCCCGGTTAAGACTTTCAGGATCCCATTCAAAACCACACTCATTTTAACGAGTTAACAAACTCCCTGTGGGCAAAAAGTTGAGGTGAGTTGTTTTCCTGAGAATCCATCTAgaaggagtctctggtctgccCATTAGAGAACATTTCtcaactatttctttttttactgcagTGTAAAGTCCTGGTCCTAGAAGCAAGTTTCTTTTTCACAGGTGTTGTGCACATTGATATTCCTCCAATTCCCATCTTCACTCTCTGACAAATTATGCAACAAACACAAGTCACAAAACATATGTGCACTCAATTGCCGTGACAAGGGTAAAAAATTCTGTCCCTGTGATCACAACACTGAAGCCTATAAATGGAGCTGAGGCAACAGTTTTGCTCAAAGCATTCTTTTCTTCCAGTCAACTTTAAAAGGCAACTAAAGGGAATGATCTAAACAAAGGATTTTTTGCAGGAAAACCAGAAGCAAGTCCTTGCTCACTTGTGTTCATCCAAAACTCCTTTttgcaagaaaggaggaggcTTTTTTGCAAGAATGTTTGCTATAGGATCCAAACTAAATTCCAAGCTGGATCATTTCTCTCTGCCAGCTTTTGGCAGCACAATTTTGATACTCAAAAATACTCAAGAGACAGAACAATCAGCAAAGGACAAAGCAATCCTTGTGCACAgtttgcaaagctgctttggagacatttagaaaaaaaaaaccccacacgaGTAAATATTTAAGTCAGGGTTATTCAGTGTGTTGCAGGCCTTGACATTAATGAAAATGCATGTCTGCTTATTCATTGCACATACTGGTCTTTAGCCAGGCCTGCAATTTTTAAGAAGTGGAAGAACTAGCATGAGCTGTGTGATTACACTCAGCCCATCCTTGCTTTTTCCCATTGTCTCGTATAAAATCTTATGACTGGCTCTTATCTAAAGAGGGAACACTCAAAACAGCTGCTGTCCCTTGCTTGCCAAGCTATCCAGGCACTGCAGAAGAAACGAAGAGTTCTGGCTGCTCCAGTGGTAGTGACCTTGCCTGACCAGGCTGTCAAAGCCCCAAGCGCGCACACAATGCCCAACACAGAGAGAAACCTTTGGCAAAACCTTTGTCAGTCTAATTtaaacagtgaaagaaagagTGGCATTAGAATAAGCTGGTACCTACAGAGCTACTTTGACAACAGACCACAGTCACCTCAGCTGGTAAATCGCCATTCACAGACTGACACTGGGACAGCAGGACAAGCCCCGGGGAGTATCTGAACAGCTCACCCTCCTCAACTCCACTGTCCTTGGTGGAAAGGGAAAGCCAAAAGCTCACGAAGGCTTTCCATTCTGCCACACCAGATCAGAGTTGCTTTTGGGCTCCTCTAACTTGTTCTAGCTGTCAGCAACACCTAAAGGAGCTTACAGCAACTGAGGAACATTCAAAATCTGAACGTGCCTGTGGCATCACCCCACTGTTTTTCACATACCAGCATCACAGGAAGCAAGGCAGAAAACATATGTGTGCTTTACGGTCATCTACCCAGAAATGCTCCTTCAAGAAGCTCCAGGAATTTCCATTCACTGTTACTGTGACACTGTTGGTATTTACTGGAAAGTCATGGGAGATGACTGGAACAGTCCAGACCTAATTTGCAGCAGTTTAGAACATCCTGGGGCATTCCTGTTAATCACAGCACTTTTTAAAGTTGGGAAAAATATGGTCTCAATATCCAAATTTTTCCTGATCTGTGTCCAGGATGAGAGATCACACTGAGCATTTCTCAAAACTTTTCGAAAGGTCACCCTCCCTTAGGGATCtttatttcaataaataaaatgaaaataggcccttattttcttccctctacTCTCTCCACAAAAGCACTATTACTACCCAAGGAAAAGGTAACTACCTTTTAATTGCTGATACCAACTCAGCTCCTCCAGGACAGAGGAATGAAAAGATGTAATTAGCTACTCACTTCTGccctgaagaaaatgaactatTGTCAGCAATTAAAACTGTTTGTTGGCTACTGTCAACAACTCACAACTGCCCCCAAGTCCTTTCTGACCCACAGTTTGAAAAATACTATCCCAACTCACTACCACAGATTGCAACACTGTCACTAACAAGCCCtatgcaaaaaaataaaggctcTGAGAGCTtcttgagaagaaaataaaaatgaagagagagaaaaaataaccaCACACCTCTATTCAggaagttttccttctgttgtAACAAGTTTGTATGGATTCTGGTGATTGACCCCTTtctaaaagaatgaaaataccATGTGGGCTGCGCTGAGAGGCAGCCAAGTGGAACAGAAGGGCTAGTGTTGAACCTAGTAAGGAAGAGGGAGGAATTAGGAAAGACACACAGCCTAAAGCTATTCAACAGCACTATGGTGACTGCTTAAGCTGCAATAAGTTTATAGAGGCCTAGAAACTAAACACTCTCTGTGGGGGCAGAATGTACCTCAGCTGGACTCTTCCAGCCTCAGATATCAACTGGTGACGAGACACGTGAGGGGCTACCAGTTACTCGCAGATAGAAGATTTGGCCAGGACTATTGCCAACACAGTCTTGGCAGCAGCAGTCTTGTGTACTCTGAATTGTCCAGGTTTTCCAAATAGATGTACTGGGTTTGCTTTTCATCTCCCCTACAAGCAGCTCTGTTTGTTTAAAACCATTGTTTAACTCTGTGCTCACAAGCAGAGAAGCGTTGCTCGTTCCTGAGCATTCAAAAAGCATAATTGAATTTCCCAGGCTTCTGGGAGAGGGTCAAGCCAGTTTTGTGCAACAATTCTAGCAAGAGCTCAATTCAATTAAAGCAAGTTCTGCTGTTGCCAATCTGTGCCTTGGAGAAGGGTTACAATTAAACAGCAAAGCATAGTGTGACACTAAGAACAACCGATTTACTTGAACATCCTCAAAATACATTACCACAGTATCATAAAAACAAGCTTTGGCACAGAGAATTTACCCAAGCAAGACAAACATTACCCCAAGGCAACAGGAttttgtgtgttgttttgttttttcctctgttcaaaCCCAAGGAAAACAGAATTCCTTCAGTACCACCAGGCTTATAAGTCTTCTAGTGTCAGCTGTGACCACCTTCTTTAGAAACAAAGCAACATTCACTAAACAGCTAATAAAAAACACATACTATAAGCCTCTGTAAAGGAAAAGCACTTAAGGATGACAAGCACAAACAACAAAGGTAGTAAGAAAAACTATTGTAATTAACTTCAGACACATGCTTTTATAAACATTTAAGGTTTGCTGACCCAACAGGAAATTGCAGACCATCATGTACCTTCTCTAAATAGACCATTAGCACGTTCTGGTGGATAATGGAGTGTGCAGGACAAGTGCTCATGGGATagtttcccttttccttcatttgcctatcctccttctctctcctgcaaCATTAACAAATCTGGCAGCACTCACTAGAAAAAtactgcaaacagaaaaacagggTATAGTTTTTCAGGTCACGTtacttttcccctctctcctccatcATTTCCTGATTTCTCTCCCCCATGCTCTACTTCTCTTTTCCACTTTCCTTGCCCATTTTCTTGTCTTAGACATCTCTTTCCCCATTTCTTTTCTCAAATTATCTCTGTGTGGTTTttaaagcaagattttttttcagcttttttcagCTTTATTCTTTCctatatttcatagaatcacagaatggtaggggttggaagggacccttagagatcatctagtccaacctccctgccaaagcaggttcacctggatcaggtcacacagcaacatgtccaggggcttttgaaaatctccagagaaggagactccacaccctgcctgtgcagcctgtgccagggctccctcagctttacagtgaaatagtttttccttatgtttaaatggaattttttgtgctccagcttcatcccattatcccttctCCTGTCGCTAGatccaatagaaaaaaagggatttccCACAATTTTGGGTTGGGCTTGGTGTAGGTTTTTCATGTTACCTAGTTTACCTGAATCCTCTTTCCGTCCCCTTGAAGTTATCTGACCTGTGTCTGTTTACTTGCTcaggttatttttcttcaaagtctGGTGATCCCATGTACACAATCCTACTCAGAGGAACAGTTCtctcagcaaacctgctcctgAGTTTCAAGACCTAGGAGGACTTAAAGAGATACTGAACTAGAATTTAGACTACAGTAGCCACTAGAAACTGAGGGAGTATCAGAAAGGATTTTAGGGAAAGAGGATTTGTCTCAAGACCACAGAGCATTATCATTTTGTTATCACATGAATGTTTAAGCTTACCATGTATAACCTCTCTCAGAAGAGCTTCTTTTATGAGCAAGTGAGACCCACACGAGTTAGGATTTGGATAGCCACATTGAACAGCTCTTGAAGAAGCCTCTGTTCTTACCTCAAGGCAAATTACTGATCCTTGATGCTCTTTGAACActttcagctgctccccagtgaCAATGTTCCACGTTCGGATGGTATAATCCGTGCTGCCAGAAAACAGCTCCCTGTTTGGTGCGTCAAGTATAAGGCACAAGACAGCCCCAGTGTGTCCCAGCAGAGTCTGGTAACAACGTCCACTGGACACCCACCAGACCTTAACAGTGCAGTCTGTGCTACCTGTCACCAGGAGGTCTCTGCtcactttctcctcctcctcctcctcttcctcctcttcctcgtCAAGAACATCCCTGGAGGAATAGTGAGCTAGAGTCAGGACACAGTTCCGATGGCCTCGGAATTCCTGGATTTGTTTCTCCTTGTCCACACTCCAACAACGGGCTGTCCTATCATAGGAGCCACTGAAGAGATAATCTTTGGCAACCAGGATcctgcaaaaaaaccaaaagtttgCTTTTATGAACAGTATCACTCTTCCTATGTAACAATTTTTGGTCACAATTTTGATGCCAAGCACCCTGAAGTCAGAAAGAGTAACATAAGCACAACATACATATCCCATAATCAGTGTTTAATACATGCTATTCATCaacctttttgttgttgtaggggtttttgaaacaaaacaaatactttcctgtttctgcttttgaaatgtaGACCACTTGTTCAAGTACATTGATGCAGACATTTTTACACTGCAGCATTGTAACTTTGGGCATTAGTGTTTTCCTAAAATCTTTCCAGCAGCACTTTTTATgttacatagaatcacaggatggtagaggttggaagggagctttagagatcatctagtccaacccccctgcagaggcaggtccacctagatcagggtcacacaggaacgtgtccaggtgggtttgaaaacctccagagcagactccacaccctccctgggcagcctgtgccagggctcactcacctcaacagtaaaatagtttttccttatgtttaaaacTAAGAGTTTGTTGTgatgtttgttgtttgtttgtttgtttttttaataaaaacccTACATTATTGATAATTATTTGATAAATAACTTGATAAATAATTCTTTGTAAAGAAATACTAATAGCTTCTAAACTGACTGAAAAATGTAGTTtggaattaaaagaaacaataacaacaacaaaaagccgTTCCAGGAACCTGCACTGTAACTGACAGTATGCAAAGATAATCATCTTTCCATCACCAAACAGAGAGAGTGtaggaaaaatataaacaaaacctAATTTCACTTAGCCTAGGATCTCAAAAAAGGGTAGAGCAAGAGCACCCCACTTACCACATAACTGAAGAGCAAACAGGAGATAACAGATCAAGAAATCACCTGACTGGGCCTCCAAAATAATTGGTTGTAGCTGCACAAACATATAACAACTGAAAAATCTCTATGGTTCATATTTCCAAACCACAGATAAGAAACATCACAACCTGTCTTATCTGTCAGCCGAGTTCAGTCCTCTGAAACCCTTCAAACTGGCAACAAAGTCCTATGAATAGGGAATATGCTTCAAGTAAAAATCAGGCCAGTGCCAAAATACAGATCCTAACTGTTGACAGAATCTAGCTACACATCATATGCGCTTCAAGATCagtaaagaataaaaaacatcccccttcctcccaccaaaaaaataaaaccccaatcTTTGACTGCTCTGTACATCATTAATTAAATCCAGCCTAACCATTAAGAGGCATTTTAAACTGACAGGCCAGTCAGTCACACACAATCAGTTTAATATTGAATTTCATTTCCACAAACAGGAATAGTAATTCCAGAAAAAGCCCTGACTTTATTCCTCTTACTGACACAAAGACTTGACGTGATGTTTTTAAATCTATTTATCAGAAGCATCTGTTATCAATTGAATAATTTCTTCTGGAATGTCATTCCTAGCCCTGGATTCAGTTCCCCTGCTGTGTGCCTTTCATTTCTCTCCTATCTGCCCTCTGTGGATGTGCCAGCACTATTGCTAGGAATAAGTGCTCATTACAGCACAGAACACGTGTAGCATGAACACAACCCATTTTTTTAGTGTGGTAATCAGGAACTGCAGCCAAGTCTGgttggaggcttgtggccagtAGGGTTGCCAGTAGGAttagttctggggccagtcttgttcagcatcttcatcaatgacctggatgaggggacagagtgttccAAACTGGATGACATcagatgacatcaaactgggaagactggctgattccccagaaggctgtgctgccattcagcgggatctcaactggcttgagagttgggcagagaggaacctcatgaggttcaacaaggacaagtgcagagtcctacacctggtaaggaacaaccccatgtaccagtacaggctggggattgacctgctggagagcagctctacagagagagacctgggagtgctggttgataataaactaagcatgagccagcaatgtgccctcgtggccaagaaggccaatggcatcctgggatgcatcaagaagagtgtggccagcaggtcaagggtgGTTATCCTctccatctactctgccctgataagtccacatctggagtcctgtgtccagttttgggctccccagttcacgAGAGAAAGGGTACTGATGGAGAGAGTTTAGTGGAGGGCTacagagatgatcaggggactggaatatctctcTTCCAAGGAAAGGCTacaagacctggggctgttacgcctggagaagacctttatcaatgcttataaatacctaaagagcaggtgctgagaggatggggccagtctttttttctgtagcacccagtgacaggacaaggtgtaacaAGAACAAGCTGGAACTCAGCAAGTTCCACccaaacacaaggaagaattttgctgttcaggtgagggagccccggcacaggctgcccagggtggatgtggagtctctttctctggaggttttcaaacccacctggatgcgttcctgtgtgacctgatcaagaggagttggagtggatgatctctagagctcccttccaactcctacgaTTCCAAGATTCTGTGGTACGTGCAATAACAGGTTACAGGAACATAAGGGAAGAAATCCACAGAACCAACCTGTTAACAATTGATGTGTGTCCTCGGTAAATGGCCAGGCACTGACCTGTCATCACATCCCACTTTCGAATGGTATGATCTGCGCTACATGTGAAGGCAGCCTCATTTTCTAAGTGGCAAAAGGTGATGTAACTTTCATGCCCTAGGAATAGCAGAGGACACAAATTCAATCCCTGTGCTTACAATCAGGACAGACTACTGAAACTCTTCAGcttaactaaagaaaaatacatcataCAGACTGAAACTCAAGTTTTAAACACACCACCATGTGCTTCATATTTAAGGATTTGtataaaacaacattttaatttAACAGCAGAAAACTCTCCTTCATTGATACTTCATTGATATGGCAGACCAGACAATATTATAAAGACATAACGAACTAAATTAACATCACTATAATAAAACTCAGGCTACTGAAGTTTCAAACCAGTAAAATGTTGGCATatcttttaataaaagaaatgcttttggtTCCTCCTTCTGAAGTTGGGAAAAAAGCTGGCTTTTCAATCCAGCCTACTGATTGTCAGGGCACAAATAGCCTTAAATTAAAGCATGAAACTATGAAAAAAGGAAGTATCATGAGACTTATCAGCAAGTTTAGTTTCATTGTCCAAGCAGaatgaaacacaaacaaaaaaacccccataccTGGTAAAAAGTCAGTCAATACTTTCCCATTATGACTAATAACACGAATAAAACCCACAGTTTTCAAAATATCAGTATACCTTTAAGGAAATgacacagaaagaaataataagaGCACCACTATTTATATAGTATTCAGAGTATGTTAGGATTCTCCAGTTACAATTAAAATAGACCTAACTGTAACTCTAAAAATTCCATGCTGAATAACAGGGTAATGCTAGTGAAGAGGAATCACAGTTACAGtcttctgcttttgttgttgcttAGGAAGATGTGTCACTTTTCTATTGTACCATTAAATGCATCTCACTTACAAATCACCCTTAGGATTCAAGGCCCAGCTTTGGACAAGTTCTCTTGTGTGGAAATGTTGTCACCTATCTAATTGTTGGGATAGCAATATCTTGCACTCTTCTGGTTTAATTATTTAGTGTGTAAGCTTTCAAGATCAGAACAGTTTCTTCTTAACTGTCACAAGAAGACTCCAGACTTCAGCTGAAGCTAACAATCCCTACTACAATTTTAAATGAATACTActttttgaggagaaaagtaaATTTATAAGGACAAACATGATTGAAGAGAGACAGATAGAGAGACAATGATATTAGAAAAATAGAATCATTTGTAGAATAAagagatagtaaaaaaaaactTGAGGGGAAGCCGACTGCTCAGTGTAACATTGTGTCACTGTGCAAAAAAACCACAGGTTTTACAGTCCTGTAGTTCAAAAGCAAACCAGAATCTATGTTATAAACACGTCTTGCTTCCTCTTAAGCAAATTCACCAAGTGCCAAAAATTAAAGAGATCACCAGAGCTGTAAGCAAAACTGTATTCATCCTCACATTTTTTGTGAAAACTTTTTGCAAAGCAGCTTAAACGGGACAGGTTTCAACCACCAGAACTCTTCTCACAGCATCATGCAAATCTGCTCTGAGAAGATCAAAAAAAGCATCTTGATTAGCCTGTCATTCAGATTTTAACCATCACTAATACTGGAGCCACACAAAAGATGCCAAAACCTCCTGTGGCAGACAAGGTATGGTGCTGGCGGGTTCAAAAGCAGCCACCACAGAAGTCCATTGGTCATCCATGGAGGCTTGGAACTGCGTCATAGGTACAGGTTTATCAGTAATTACAGCTTGTACAATGCAAATGTACACAACAATTGTGTGCATGTATACACAGAAAATACAATTACCTGATCTGACTGAGAGTTCACAAACCATCTAGTCAACCCTCTTAGAGCTTACTCCCAACAGCACAAAGCAGTACATAGGCCAGATTCTGAATATTATCCAATAAGTTTCTCTTTCCAGTTACAAGTTAATTAGTGGTTTAAAGGGATTTCTAAGCTTCAAGCAGTGAGTTTTCCGGGAGGTAGAACCATGGCAGGATGTGGGGGAAAAAGGCAATACtctgtagtttaaaaaaaagcaagcaaccaaccaaccaacaacaaaaaaatgacagcaatgtgatttcttctttggaagaaagaaaggactAGAAATTCCAAATTtaagagtggggtttttttctgcgttaagagaaaacaacacgACTGAGAGAGAATACAAACATCTTTAGTCCACATCCAGCTCCTTCATGACTGTACttttccacagtttttcttttcttttcaattattGAGATGCCAGTCTAAAGAcaataaattttctttaaaaagaaaagtaattttttaaatgaaaaagccCAACAATTAACAGTTCCGTGTGACTAACTGGGGGAAAACAAATAGCCTATTTAGTAAGGTTTCTTTCCAGACTTATGGGTCAAGAGGTTCTAAATAAAGATTGTCTGAAATACGAGAtgatgaaaaagacaaaaaaagaaaaaaagagaggagagagagaataaCAAAAAGTCAATATTCCATCAGGCGTAAAACAGAGGCCTTCAAAAAGAGGTATAAGTTAAACAAGTGGTAAATTGGGCACCCTGAGATAAAAGGATCCATGCGTTTAGTAGCTCTGCTAACCTGTTTCGGGTTTAAACAGTTTCTGCTTAACATTAACTGTAACAAATGCTCAAaataacacaaaacaaaacaagcatgactctggctgcctggcaggCCGCAGAGACAAAAAGAGACCAGAACATGCTGTGTGGCCTATGCCATGCTTTACACTCGAAAACTAGGCGAAAAGAAGCTTTTGTACCTTGGAAGTGGCCGTGGCACTGGCTGTCGGCAGTGCTCCAGAGCCGTGCAGTGCCATCCTCGCTACCCGTCAGCAGGCGCTGCCCGTCGGGGCTCAAGCTCAGCCAGTTGATGCCTCCTTGGTGATCTGTGCAGACCTTCACGGCTGAGCCGCTGTTCCCCATTCCGGTGGTCCCAGCGAAGGCAGAGGCTGTGCGTCTGATCATAGGCACCGTGCAACCCCCAGACCATGCTCTGAACCTCCAGCTGTCTCCCACTAACCAGCTTCAGCCATTACCTCAACTCCAAAAACTCAGCAGGGTAGTCCAGACTCCTGCACAGGGAcacaaaggaggaagagagagcaCGTTAAATCATTTCATCTCCCTCGTAAATACATCACTTTCTCAGTCAGGGTGTGCTGAAGCCATTAAACATCGCTTTCTCCGCAGGAACCGAAGCTGTGCCGTGGAAGACGGCCGTTCAGCCACACGCCGCTCACTGATGCGCCTTCTCCATGGGCGCTGCGGCACGTCCAGCCCCTTGGCAGGATCCAGCCTGGCCAGCGGCGGTACCGCTACCTGCAGCCCATCTCTGAGGCTGCCGGCACGCCACTTCTTAAGCGACCTCAAGGCTAACCTGGGGCACGCCGAAAGAAGCGACGCCTCCGAGGGAGGGAAGCTCAGCCTCAGGCGGCCCCCGACGCCCCAAGGGGCCGcctgccccctcccccggcCACCTCGGGATCACTGGCCCCCAGCCCTCCCCGCCCCCGGCTGCCGCCATCGCTCCCACGCGGCCCCCCTCCCGGTATCTCCACCCTCGGCACTTACCGCCCCGGACACGGCCCCGGGTGGGGGCTCGGGGCTGTCTCCGGCGGGAGAGTGCCGCATTCCCTCTCTGGGGAGGGGGAACCTCCTCCCGCCCGGGCGGCCGGAGCCAGCGCCGGGCCGAGCGCggccaccccccacccccccccccgccgccgcctccgccgcccTGCGGGGAGGTGGGAAGGGTTTCCCCCGCCCCTGCCGGGCCgaggccgccgccg encodes:
- the WDR86 gene encoding WD repeat-containing protein 86 isoform X1, whose product is MIRRTASAFAGTTGMGNSGSAVKVCTDHQGGINWLSLSPDGQRLLTGSEDGTARLWSTADSQCHGHFQGHESYITFCHLENEAAFTCSADHTIRKWDVMTGQCLAIYRGHTSIVNRILVAKDYLFSGSYDRTARCWSVDKEKQIQEFRGHRNCVLTLAHYSSRDVLDEEEEEEEEEEEKVSRDLLVTGSTDCTVKVWWVSSGRCYQTLLGHTGAVLCLILDAPNRELFSGSTDYTIRTWNIVTGEQLKVFKEHQGSVICLELVNRHLYSGSTDRTVKCWLVDTGERIQTYKAHKHSVSTLKYHAGILFTGSGDACARAFNSKSGVLQKIFRGHKFIINCIQIHNELLYTASHDGTLRIWDIRGICKRSKRRWKKERCAQGRGSQKGSLSRLFNNKVGCMVQQENEEHEAVELM
- the WDR86 gene encoding WD repeat-containing protein 86 isoform X2, encoding MIRRTASAFAGTTGMGNSGSAVKVCTDHQGGINWLSLSPDGQRLLTGSEDGTARLWSTADSQCHGHFQGHESYITFCHLENEAAFTCSADHTIRKWDVMTGQCLAIYRGHTSIVNRILVAKDYLFSGSYDRTARCWSVDKEKQIQEFRGHRNCVLTLAHYSSRDVLDEEEEEEEEEEEKVSRDLLVTGSTDCTVKVWWVSSGRCYQTLLGHTGAVLCLILDAPNRELFSGSTDYTIRTWNIVTGEQLKVFKEHQGSVICLECSREAVMRVRELSIPRVVSCRRSSEDTSSSSTASRSTTSCSTRLPMTARSGFGTSGEYAREASGAGRRRGVLRAGARRRGVCLASSTIKSAVWYSKKMRNTRLWN